Genomic DNA from Amycolatopsis alba DSM 44262:
CACCTGTTTCGCCAGGCCGGCGAGGAACACCTGCTGACGGCGGACGCGGTCGAGGTCGCTGCGAGGCAGATCCTCACGCTGGCGGACGAAGGCCAGCGCGTCGGCGCCCTGGATCGTCTGCTTCCCCGCCTTGAAGTTCGCGCCGGACTTGACGTCCTTGGTGTCCCGCTTCAGGCACACCTCGACCCCGCCGACAGCATTGCTGATGTCGTAGAAACTCTGCAGGTTGACCTCGGCGAAGTGATCGATCTTGACGCCGGTGAGGTCCTCGACCGCCTTCAAGGTCGCCTTCCGCGCGGCCGTGATCGCCACCTTGTCGATCTCCGCCTTGTCGGTCTTGCCCGCCTTGCGCTGCTCGCTCGCCGAGGCGAACTTGGCGTGCCCGAAGATCCCGTTGATCTTGGTCTTGTCCTTCGTCCCCGGCTCCGCGACGAAGGAGTCGCGCGGGATCGAGAAGGCCTTCACCGTCTTCTGGCCGTTGGGGATGCGGAGCACGATGAGGGTGTCGGTCAGGTCGTCGCCGTTCGCACCCACCCGCAGCTCGCGCAGCATCGCCGGGTCCAGCGGCTCGCCCTGCTGGTTGGTCCGCGAATCGCGCCCGACCAGCAGGATGTCCAGCGAACCGTCGGCGGGCTGCTCGCCCGGCTCAGGCGCCTCGATCACGTCTTCGCGAGTCACGCCGTCCAGCGACTTCAACGTCGAGTATCCGTACGCGGTCCCGCCGAACACCATCACCGCGAGCGCGGCGACCAGGACCTTCCCCAGCTTGTGCACCTTCTTAGGACGCGCAGGAAGTCCTTATTGCTGCATAGGTGATCCACTTCACATCCGCAGATACGAGGCGCCGTTCAGATCGAGGATCGTGCCGGACGCCCAGGCGGCCTCGGGGGAAGCGAGGTAGAGGACCGCCGCGGCGACCTCCTCCGGCGTGCCGACCCGGCCGAACGGGCTCTGCCCGCGCAGGACCTCACCGCTCGCGCCTTCGAGCTTCATCGCGACCCGGTCCGTGGCGGTGAAGCCGGGTGCGACCGACGTCACCGCGATGCCGTGCGGGGCGAGCGCGACGGCGAGTGACTGCCCGAGCGAGTGCAGTGCGGCCTTGCTCGCGCCGTACGCGGGGAACTCGGGCTCGCCCTTGAAGGCTCCCCGCGAACCGATGTTGACCACCCGGCCGGGCGCGCCGCGCTCGATCATGTGCCGGGCCACGCAGTAGGTCACGTTCGCCGTGCCGAGCACGTTGACGTCGACCATCCGCCGCCAGATCCGCTGCCAGTCCACATAGGACACTTCGGCGACAGGATGCGCCGAAGCCGCGGACGGCGCGAAGGCGGCGTTGTTCACGAGGACGTCGACGCCGTCCACCAGGGTTTCGGCCTCGTCGGCGACCCGTTGCGCCACCTCGGGATCCGAGAGGTCGCCCTGGACCAGCCCGTGACCGGAGCCGGGCAGCCCGGCGAGCGTCCGCTCGGCGTCCTCCCGGTTCGAGGCGTAATGGACGGCGACACGGTCGCCCTTTTCCGCGAAGGCCGCTGCGATCGCCCGGCCGATGCCGCGCGACGCCCCGGTCACCAGAACTCCCATGGGACCGAGCTTAGCCACCGAAGAGCTGGACCACCTTGCGGAACAGTTCGTAGACGCCGTAGGCGAACGGGAGCGCGACCCACAGCCACGCGAAGACCATCAGCCCGGTGCGGTTGCGCTCGGGAGCCGGTTCGCTCATCGGGTCTCACTCCTCGCGGGCTCGCCGGACGCCGCCGGCTCGTGGAACTTCGGGTTGACCGGCCGCACCAGTTCGTTGGCGACGAAACCGACGGCCAGCAGGCCGATCATGATGAACAGCGACGTCGTGTAGAGGTCGGGGCCGACCTTGCCCGCCGACTTCTGACTGTCGGCGATGGCGTTGACGATGAGCGGCCCGAGCACCCCCGCCATCGACCACGCGGTCAGCAGCCTGCCGTGGATCGCGCCCACCTGATAGGTCCCGAAGAGGTCCTTCAGATACGCCGGGACGGTCGCGAAACCACCGCCGTAGAAAGACAGGATCAGCATGGCGCACAGGACGAACACGAGCTTCGAGGCGTTGGTGGTCAGCGCGATCACGAGGTACAGCAGTGCGCCCGCGCCGAGGTA
This window encodes:
- a CDS encoding LCP family protein; the encoded protein is MHKLGKVLVAALAVMVFGGTAYGYSTLKSLDGVTREDVIEAPEPGEQPADGSLDILLVGRDSRTNQQGEPLDPAMLRELRVGANGDDLTDTLIVLRIPNGQKTVKAFSIPRDSFVAEPGTKDKTKINGIFGHAKFASASEQRKAGKTDKAEIDKVAITAARKATLKAVEDLTGVKIDHFAEVNLQSFYDISNAVGGVEVCLKRDTKDVKSGANFKAGKQTIQGADALAFVRQREDLPRSDLDRVRRQQVFLAGLAKQVLSAGTLANPAKVSELIDAVKRSVVLDGSWDLFDFVRQMQGVSGGGIAFETIPVVNPDYRYNPKQPTWTAVQVDPAQVRAFAASLIGAQPTTPQAPAGPKVDVVNASGKDGLAARVSDFLAEKGFGKGDTTADTGRRTSVVRFSDASGPAAEIAKLLGGLETEKVASVAAGHVQVVLGQVYKGPGVSAGGGAAGVRTDQPITSDDTGCID
- a CDS encoding SDR family NAD(P)-dependent oxidoreductase, whose amino-acid sequence is MGVLVTGASRGIGRAIAAAFAEKGDRVAVHYASNREDAERTLAGLPGSGHGLVQGDLSDPEVAQRVADEAETLVDGVDVLVNNAAFAPSAASAHPVAEVSYVDWQRIWRRMVDVNVLGTANVTYCVARHMIERGAPGRVVNIGSRGAFKGEPEFPAYGASKAALHSLGQSLAVALAPHGIAVTSVAPGFTATDRVAMKLEGASGEVLRGQSPFGRVGTPEEVAAAVLYLASPEAAWASGTILDLNGASYLRM
- a CDS encoding MFS transporter small subunit codes for the protein MSEPAPERNRTGLMVFAWLWVALPFAYGVYELFRKVVQLFGG